Proteins found in one Exiguobacterium sp. 9-2 genomic segment:
- a CDS encoding carbohydrate kinase family protein, which yields MKIFSLGEALIDLIPLDAENMTFQKNPGGAPANVSVGLARLGADSYFLGAVGDDSMGHFLKDTLHHYGVRTDYLIHDSTQKTGLVLVTNGQDGERSFEFINAERADMHFHETHVPEDFESVDLLHIGSISLITGEAVNATRTAIARAKAHQVPVSYDPNLRESLWPNLDEARTTIRSVLPDAQIVKLAEEELTFLTGQTDLDDGAAELLAEYPIRLLAITRGSKGSILYTDHAMAVIDAITVDAIDTTGAGDAFMSGLLYQCALRDFSFAWSADELHDIGRFAAISGGLAASVKGAMAALPTLDEVAHRLS from the coding sequence ATGAAAATCTTTAGTTTAGGGGAAGCACTGATTGATTTGATTCCTCTTGATGCCGAGAACATGACATTTCAAAAAAATCCTGGGGGTGCTCCTGCCAATGTCTCCGTCGGACTCGCTCGATTAGGCGCAGACAGTTATTTTCTTGGAGCGGTCGGAGATGATTCGATGGGCCACTTCTTGAAAGATACGTTACATCACTATGGCGTCCGCACGGATTACCTCATCCATGATTCAACACAAAAGACAGGTCTTGTCCTCGTCACGAATGGGCAGGATGGCGAGCGGTCATTTGAGTTCATCAATGCGGAACGCGCTGATATGCATTTTCACGAAACACATGTACCAGAGGACTTCGAGTCCGTCGATTTATTACACATCGGCTCTATCTCTTTGATCACTGGTGAAGCCGTCAACGCGACACGAACAGCTATCGCTCGTGCGAAAGCACACCAAGTGCCTGTCTCGTATGATCCGAATTTGCGTGAATCGTTATGGCCAAATCTCGATGAAGCACGGACGACGATCCGGTCCGTCCTACCGGATGCACAAATCGTCAAACTCGCCGAGGAAGAGTTAACGTTTTTAACAGGACAAACAGACCTTGATGACGGGGCTGCCGAATTGTTAGCTGAATACCCGATCCGTCTTCTCGCTATCACGCGTGGAAGTAAAGGGTCGATTCTGTATACGGATCACGCGATGGCTGTCATCGATGCGATTACGGTCGACGCGATTGATACGACAGGAGCTGGGGATGCTTTCATGTCCGGGTTACTCTATCAGTGTGCGTTACGTGATTTTTCATTCGCTTGGTCAGCAGATGAACTTCATGATATCGGACGATTCGCAGCGATTTCAGGTGGGCTTGCTGCTTCCGTCAAAGGTGCAATGGCTGCCTTGCCAACACTTGATGAAGTCGCTCATCGCTTGAGTTAA